From a region of the Bradyrhizobium manausense genome:
- a CDS encoding sugar ABC transporter substrate-binding protein — MVWTLRFTGLACVGLLLSSVSALAGPKVVSGPGADPACFKPWSSQTKFFQWDKKPGPYKIALVNGFVGNTWRIQMVKTAKAFAAQPGIKENIKEFKVVSTGTDVAAQLGAMEDFINQGFDAIVTIAVAPDGFDRIIRLADKNNVVVVPFDNVLDTDKVMMVNEDQKEMGRMSAKWIIDESGKKSGDILEVRGLPGNSVDRDRHLGFREVMEGAGNSFKITEVVGNWDTGTSQKVTADALAVHGHFDGVFTQGGSDGTVQAMMAAKHPFVPMSGEGENEYRKQIADHAKDGLKGMSYGQSPALVAIATKAAISALQGNIMPQLISIPIPVATYKDLKPGTNYWPDLNANFFAPNQFTPCGVNFTAPEIMSQSEKNTQ; from the coding sequence ATGGTGTGGACGCTTCGTTTTACGGGGCTCGCTTGCGTTGGCCTGTTGCTGTCCTCGGTCAGCGCCCTCGCAGGGCCCAAGGTCGTATCCGGTCCGGGCGCCGATCCCGCCTGCTTCAAGCCCTGGTCGTCCCAAACCAAGTTCTTCCAGTGGGACAAGAAGCCCGGCCCCTACAAGATCGCCCTCGTCAACGGCTTCGTCGGCAACACCTGGCGCATCCAGATGGTGAAGACGGCAAAGGCCTTCGCCGCGCAGCCGGGCATCAAGGAGAATATCAAGGAGTTCAAGGTCGTCTCGACCGGTACCGATGTTGCAGCGCAACTCGGCGCGATGGAGGACTTCATCAACCAGGGCTTTGACGCCATCGTCACCATCGCGGTGGCCCCTGACGGCTTCGACCGCATCATCCGCCTCGCCGACAAGAACAACGTGGTCGTGGTGCCCTTCGACAACGTCCTCGACACCGACAAGGTGATGATGGTCAACGAGGACCAGAAGGAAATGGGCCGCATGTCGGCGAAGTGGATCATCGATGAAAGCGGCAAGAAGAGCGGCGACATCCTCGAGGTCCGCGGCCTGCCGGGCAATTCGGTCGACCGTGACCGCCATCTCGGCTTCCGCGAGGTGATGGAAGGAGCGGGCAACAGCTTCAAGATCACCGAAGTGGTCGGCAATTGGGACACCGGCACCTCGCAGAAGGTGACGGCGGACGCGCTTGCCGTGCACGGCCATTTCGATGGCGTGTTCACGCAAGGCGGCTCCGACGGCACCGTTCAGGCCATGATGGCGGCGAAGCACCCCTTCGTGCCGATGTCGGGCGAGGGCGAGAACGAATACCGCAAGCAGATCGCCGATCACGCCAAGGACGGGCTCAAGGGCATGTCCTACGGCCAGTCCCCGGCGCTGGTCGCCATCGCCACCAAGGCGGCGATCTCGGCGTTGCAAGGCAACATCATGCCGCAGCTGATCTCGATCCCGATTCCGGTTGCGACCTACAAGGATCTGAAGCCCGGCACCAATTACTGGCCGGACCTCAACGCAAACTTCTTCGCGCCGAACCAGTTCACGCCCTGTGGCGTCAACTTCACGGCGCCGGAGATCATGTCGCAGAGCGAAAAGAACACCCAGTGA
- a CDS encoding Gfo/Idh/MocA family protein, whose product MARIRVGLVGCGFVSELHMYAFRRVYGVDVEVTAVAARGDHVVEFAARHNVPRVYRSFAELIADAEIDVVDICTPPNLHAEMIVASMQAGKHVICEKPFAGYFGRDGDKRPIGKHVPKALMYERLIEEMDRTRAAIERTGKLFMYAEDWIYAPAVTKTAEILKATKDKILFMKGEESHSGSHAAHAAQWAMTGGGSLIRMGCHPLSAVLYLKQVEARARGEKINVASVTGDVGNVTASLKPEERSYIKANPVDVEDWGTLTATFSDGTKASVFSGDMIMGGVRNLIETYTSGGSLFANITPNNHLMSYQTNEEKLANVYITEKVDRKTGWQYVCLEEEWTRGYLQEIQDFMECAATGRQPLSDLALAYETIKVNYAGYWAAEEGRRVVL is encoded by the coding sequence ATGGCCAGGATCAGGGTTGGACTCGTCGGCTGCGGCTTCGTGTCGGAGCTGCATATGTATGCGTTCCGGCGGGTCTATGGCGTGGATGTCGAGGTGACGGCGGTCGCCGCGCGCGGCGATCACGTCGTCGAGTTTGCCGCCCGTCACAACGTCCCGCGCGTCTATCGCAGCTTTGCGGAGCTGATCGCCGACGCCGAGATCGATGTCGTCGACATCTGCACGCCGCCCAATCTTCACGCCGAGATGATCGTCGCCAGCATGCAGGCCGGCAAGCACGTCATCTGCGAAAAGCCCTTTGCCGGCTATTTTGGTCGGGACGGCGACAAGCGGCCGATCGGCAAGCACGTGCCGAAGGCGCTGATGTATGAGCGCCTCATCGAGGAGATGGACCGGACCCGTGCCGCGATCGAGCGAACCGGAAAACTCTTCATGTATGCCGAGGACTGGATCTACGCGCCGGCGGTGACCAAGACCGCCGAGATCCTCAAGGCGACGAAAGACAAGATTCTGTTCATGAAGGGTGAGGAGAGCCATTCCGGCTCGCATGCGGCGCATGCCGCGCAATGGGCGATGACTGGCGGCGGCTCGCTGATCCGGATGGGCTGTCATCCGCTTTCGGCCGTGCTCTATCTCAAGCAGGTCGAGGCGCGCGCGCGAGGGGAGAAAATCAATGTTGCCAGCGTGACCGGCGATGTCGGCAATGTCACCGCAAGCCTCAAGCCGGAAGAGCGCAGCTACATCAAGGCCAATCCTGTTGATGTCGAGGATTGGGGCACGCTGACGGCGACCTTCTCCGACGGCACCAAGGCCAGCGTGTTCTCCGGCGACATGATCATGGGCGGCGTGCGTAATCTGATCGAGACCTACACGTCAGGCGGCTCACTGTTCGCCAACATCACCCCGAACAATCATCTGATGAGCTATCAGACGAACGAGGAGAAACTCGCGAACGTCTACATCACCGAGAAGGTCGACCGCAAAACCGGCTGGCAATATGTCTGTCTCGAGGAAGAATGGACGCGTGGTTATCTCCAGGAAATCCAGGATTTCATGGAGTGCGCCGCCACGGGCCGGCAACCGCTATCGGACCTCGCGCTGGCCTACGAGACGATCAAGGTCAACTACGCCGGCTACTGGGCGGCGGAAGAGGGGCGCAGGGTGGTATTGTAG
- a CDS encoding ABC transporter substrate-binding protein has protein sequence MPTSRRQLLKGTAAAAATLSLDWTRAQAQAENLRIGLIYDLTGPFAAGGSVASSIGAQTAIDLVNEKGGIGGKTKIVSVPADSQSKADVAINEAERLISQEKIDIINGVYSSAHAVPMAAKVEQQKKILWITTAVSTAVFKDKNLQYVFRAQIHSDQYGQAFAGFMSEHAKAKLGMEPKDVKIALIHEDGPYGVGVAAADEAYAKEAGLQIVLKEGYSASAPDLSVLVTKLKRAKADVISHAGYNPDITLLLRQARESGLRFKMLFGNGAGYSQLDKLRATFGTDIDNFCNIDPVPAQLLDPSKLAPGMGDLIKTMVTRYQAKTGATDVPPHCSMGFNQTWVLLNNVLPVAKEKYGSFEPEAIRKAALDVDIPPGGTIQGYGVKFFPPGTPLSGQNERSTPVVMQNSGEHISVVWPTNIRTQDPVFPLPKGSTYGT, from the coding sequence ATGCCGACTTCACGCAGGCAGCTGCTGAAGGGTACGGCGGCTGCCGCCGCCACACTCAGCCTCGATTGGACCCGGGCCCAGGCGCAAGCCGAGAACTTGCGCATCGGCCTGATCTACGATCTCACCGGACCGTTCGCCGCGGGCGGCTCGGTCGCCTCCTCGATCGGCGCGCAGACCGCCATCGATCTCGTCAACGAGAAGGGCGGCATCGGCGGCAAGACCAAGATCGTGTCCGTCCCCGCCGACTCCCAGAGCAAGGCCGACGTCGCCATCAACGAGGCCGAGCGCCTGATCAGCCAGGAAAAGATCGACATCATCAACGGTGTCTATTCCAGCGCGCATGCCGTGCCGATGGCGGCGAAGGTCGAGCAGCAGAAGAAGATCCTCTGGATCACGACCGCGGTGTCGACCGCCGTGTTCAAGGACAAGAACCTGCAATATGTGTTTCGCGCGCAGATCCACTCCGACCAGTACGGCCAGGCCTTTGCCGGTTTCATGAGCGAGCACGCCAAGGCCAAGCTTGGAATGGAGCCAAAGGACGTCAAGATCGCGCTGATCCACGAGGATGGACCTTATGGTGTCGGCGTCGCGGCGGCGGACGAAGCTTATGCCAAGGAAGCCGGTCTTCAGATCGTGCTGAAGGAAGGCTATTCGGCATCGGCTCCCGATCTTTCGGTGCTCGTCACCAAGCTCAAGCGCGCCAAAGCCGACGTGATCTCGCATGCCGGTTACAACCCCGACATCACCCTGCTGCTGCGACAGGCGCGCGAGAGCGGGCTGCGCTTCAAGATGCTGTTTGGTAACGGCGCCGGCTACAGCCAGCTCGACAAGCTGCGGGCGACTTTCGGCACCGACATCGACAATTTCTGCAACATCGATCCGGTACCGGCACAGTTGCTCGATCCGTCGAAGCTTGCGCCCGGCATGGGCGACCTGATCAAGACCATGGTCACGCGCTACCAGGCCAAGACCGGTGCCACCGACGTGCCGCCGCACTGCTCGATGGGTTTCAACCAGACCTGGGTGCTGCTCAACAACGTGCTGCCGGTGGCCAAGGAGAAGTACGGCAGCTTCGAACCGGAGGCGATCCGCAAGGCCGCGCTCGACGTCGACATCCCACCCGGCGGCACCATCCAGGGCTACGGCGTGAAATTCTTCCCGCCTGGCACGCCGCTCTCCGGCCAGAACGAGCGCTCGACGCCGGTGGTGATGCAGAACTCGGGCGAGCATATCTCCGTGGTGTGGCCGACGAACATCCGGACGCAGGACCCGGTATTCCCATTGCCGAAGGGGTCGACCTACGGCACCTAG
- a CDS encoding septal ring lytic transglycosylase RlpA family protein, with the protein MRAQPTLLFCLTTLSLSAFSVAHAESGLASYYGYGKAGRGGELTCAHRTRPFGSVLRVSYSGRTIQCRVNDRGPFIRGRIVDLSVPAARALGMMSAGVVRVSVE; encoded by the coding sequence GTGCGAGCGCAGCCGACACTCTTGTTTTGTCTGACCACTTTGTCGCTTTCTGCATTTTCCGTCGCCCACGCTGAAAGCGGACTTGCCTCATATTATGGATATGGGAAGGCCGGCAGAGGCGGCGAACTGACCTGTGCGCACCGGACGCGCCCGTTCGGCAGCGTGCTGAGAGTGTCCTATAGCGGACGCACCATCCAATGCCGCGTCAATGATCGCGGTCCCTTCATCCGCGGCCGCATCGTCGATCTCTCTGTGCCTGCCGCCCGGGCACTCGGCATGATGAGCGCGGGCGTGGTGCGGGTCTCGGTGGAATAG
- a CDS encoding CmcJ/NvfI family oxidoreductase gives MGLQETKIESLPFVTAELNYLAPVSGKPRTYAFDPPPGEPKSTSLPEPHRVPIFDARLITENFSLDREGFALVRHPNQVKDFYNDEEIRTVYYPAVEAFLRATLKADRVVIFDHTVRKRVEGAPDIRDGGPRQPATRVHVDQTAVSGANRVREHLPDEAEELLKGRVQVINHWRPIRGPLRDSPLAMADGTTVAPEDLVASDLIYPNRRGETYSVKYNPDHRWFYFPEMTVDEALLLKCYDSATDGRTRFGPHTAFVDPTTPVDAPPRESIEVRALVFHKQ, from the coding sequence ATGGGCCTGCAAGAAACAAAAATCGAATCGCTTCCCTTCGTTACCGCCGAACTCAACTACCTCGCGCCTGTTTCCGGCAAGCCACGAACCTACGCTTTCGATCCGCCGCCGGGCGAACCCAAGAGCACGTCGCTGCCGGAGCCGCATCGGGTCCCCATCTTCGATGCGCGCCTGATCACTGAAAATTTCTCGCTGGATCGCGAAGGCTTCGCGCTCGTGCGCCACCCCAACCAGGTCAAGGATTTTTACAACGACGAGGAAATCCGCACCGTCTACTATCCCGCCGTCGAGGCGTTTCTTCGCGCGACGCTGAAGGCCGACCGGGTTGTCATCTTCGATCACACCGTGCGCAAGCGCGTCGAAGGCGCTCCTGACATTCGCGATGGTGGTCCGCGCCAGCCCGCAACGCGCGTCCATGTCGACCAGACCGCCGTCTCCGGCGCCAACCGGGTGCGTGAGCATCTGCCTGACGAGGCCGAAGAGTTGCTCAAGGGCCGCGTGCAGGTGATCAATCACTGGCGGCCGATCCGTGGTCCGTTGCGCGATTCACCGCTCGCGATGGCCGATGGCACGACTGTCGCGCCCGAGGATCTCGTCGCTTCGGATCTGATCTATCCCAATCGCCGCGGCGAGACCTATTCCGTGAAATACAATCCGGATCATCGCTGGTTCTATTTTCCGGAGATGACGGTGGACGAGGCGCTGCTGCTCAAATGCTACGACTCGGCAACCGATGGCCGCACGCGCTTCGGGCCGCACACCGCCTTCGTCGATCCAACCACACCGGTCGACGCTCCACCTCGCGAGAGTATTGAGGTTCGGGCCCTGGTCTTTCACAAACAGTAA